The Erythrobacter aurantius genome includes a window with the following:
- a CDS encoding TadE/TadG family type IV pilus assembly protein — protein MMAERPRLFRPLVQTVLHNSRAVAAVEFALLAPLFFALLFGVLQVGIYLQNYNAVQSVVADGVRIVMIEYQKDNELSDEQIRSVILARAVNAPYLLDTDRLIVNVDRSGGSRISGAAEIDIEIRYTLSDIVPGYELPGSTVTHERSIFVAS, from the coding sequence ATGATGGCGGAACGTCCCCGGCTTTTCAGACCGCTCGTGCAGACTGTGCTGCACAATAGTCGCGCTGTAGCTGCGGTGGAGTTCGCTCTGCTGGCACCACTGTTTTTCGCGCTGTTGTTTGGTGTCCTGCAAGTTGGCATCTACCTTCAGAACTACAATGCCGTGCAGTCTGTCGTGGCAGATGGTGTCCGGATCGTGATGATCGAATATCAGAAGGACAACGAACTGTCCGATGAGCAGATCAGATCCGTCATTCTCGCTCGGGCAGTGAATGCCCCTTACCTGCTCGACACTGACCGACTGATCGTGAATGTCGATCGTTCAGGGGGTAGCAGAATTAGCGGAGCCGCCGAGATCGACATCGAAATCCGCTACACGCTTTCAGACATCGTTCCGGGCTACGAATTGCCGGGCTCGACTGTCACCCATGAACGCTCGATTTTCGTGGCGAGCTAG
- a CDS encoding MarR family winged helix-turn-helix transcriptional regulator: MKLVSSTPGDSPILTPLDTLTFRLEDLPRQLRRIIDDALQDQGLSRTQWRLLAYVLRQEGLTQTELARHLEIERASVGVAIDALQARGLIERSQHPSDRRVWRILPTAAAKAMLGSLREMIDEIYAELFAGFDESELAQLGNFFERMARNIKA, translated from the coding sequence ATGAAACTTGTCTCATCCACTCCGGGCGATTCGCCAATCCTCACCCCGCTCGACACGCTGACATTCCGGCTGGAGGACCTGCCGCGCCAGCTGCGCCGGATCATCGACGATGCGCTGCAGGATCAGGGGCTAAGCCGCACCCAATGGCGCCTGCTCGCCTATGTCCTGCGTCAGGAAGGGCTGACCCAGACCGAACTCGCCCGGCATCTCGAAATCGAACGCGCCAGTGTCGGCGTGGCCATCGATGCGTTGCAGGCGCGCGGGCTGATCGAACGCAGCCAGCACCCGAGCGACCGGCGCGTCTGGCGCATCCTGCCGACCGCGGCTGCGAAGGCCATGCTCGGCAGCCTGCGCGAGATGATCGACGAAATCTACGCCGAACTGTTCGCCGGTTTCGACGAAAGCGAACTCGCACAGCTTGGCAATTTTTTTGAGCGCATGGCGCGCAACATCAAAGCTTAA
- a CDS encoding cupin-like domain-containing protein, with protein sequence MNAPSKHWPTTDQRHHALVTDIFDATARMEFAQSYPEVPHKLRHALDRHPLLDLEALAQLAESLPEASIEFNRGDLPIGIDDKPGATGMSIGETIRQVGEANSWAALKNIEQVPAYEALLMELLGELRDEIEAKTGAMLTPQGFIFISSPNAVTPYHFDPEHNILLQIRGSKVMTQFPAGDARFAPDEVHESYHSGGPRELKWDDSFMDEARAFALGPGDAVFVPVMAPHFVQNGPASSVSLSITWRSEWSYAESDARGLNHLLRQRGFSPRAPGRWPNGNAPKAYAFRALRKLGLTR encoded by the coding sequence ATGAACGCTCCTAGCAAACATTGGCCCACCACCGACCAGCGCCACCACGCGCTTGTCACCGATATCTTCGACGCAACAGCGCGGATGGAGTTCGCCCAGAGCTATCCCGAAGTGCCGCACAAGCTGCGCCACGCGCTGGACCGCCACCCGCTGCTCGACCTCGAGGCGCTGGCGCAACTGGCCGAAAGCTTGCCCGAGGCAAGCATCGAGTTCAACCGCGGCGACCTGCCGATCGGCATCGACGACAAGCCCGGCGCGACCGGCATGTCGATCGGGGAGACGATCCGGCAGGTGGGTGAAGCGAACAGCTGGGCCGCGCTCAAGAACATCGAGCAGGTCCCTGCCTACGAGGCACTGCTGATGGAGCTGCTGGGCGAGCTGCGCGACGAGATCGAAGCCAAGACCGGCGCGATGCTGACCCCGCAGGGCTTCATCTTCATCTCCAGCCCGAACGCGGTCACGCCCTATCACTTCGATCCGGAGCACAACATCCTGCTCCAGATCAGGGGCAGCAAGGTGATGACCCAGTTCCCGGCGGGTGATGCCCGTTTCGCCCCGGACGAGGTGCACGAAAGCTACCATTCGGGCGGCCCGCGCGAGCTCAAGTGGGACGATAGCTTCATGGACGAAGCCCGCGCCTTTGCGCTCGGCCCTGGCGATGCGGTGTTCGTGCCGGTGATGGCGCCGCATTTCGTGCAGAACGGCCCGGCCAGCTCTGTCTCGCTGTCGATAACATGGCGCAGCGAGTGGAGCTATGCCGAAAGCGACGCTCGCGGACTCAACCACCTGCTGCGCCAGCGCGGCTTCTCGCCGCGCGCTCCGGGCCGCTGGCCGAACGGCAACGCACCCAAGGCCTATGCCTTCCGTGCTCTGCGCAAGCTGGGCCTCACCCGATAG
- a CDS encoding TadE/TadG family type IV pilus assembly protein, with protein sequence MKIRSVASSLVDCSRGNALIILSLGLPILIGGAGFATDTAQWYMWRRELQHAVDQAAYAGAWARSNPLAESDYRTRAEQEYAANISKVADFDTAPVIALADYAGGNQNSVLVTSTASKRLPFSSLFMNAPATIRATAQASFSEGLSYNACLIALRDEGNSLKIGGNAEVKARCGLAALSCDDDAIIIDGSADVDTDSIAACGRVSVEDPDLQGVIVENVAGLKDIYADLEPPTNDTPRSYNCTGRGRNKQASLQPGTYSSLVTACDTVLASGIYVIDGGELDLTHNSEVVGNGVMFVLKNGARMKLGGSGSSNEINLTPPTAADLLGYPNADELAGILVFEHRDNNPSGDHILNGNSDSLIEGLIYLPDGNLRINGTADVAAQCLQISAYSIDIRGGAELETLCPLNETTEVGSSIADVRLVA encoded by the coding sequence ATGAAAATCCGGTCTGTTGCCTCAAGCCTTGTCGATTGCAGTCGAGGCAATGCGCTCATCATCCTGTCTCTCGGCCTCCCGATCCTTATCGGCGGAGCCGGGTTCGCCACCGACACCGCGCAATGGTACATGTGGAGGCGCGAGTTGCAGCATGCGGTAGACCAAGCTGCCTATGCCGGCGCATGGGCGCGAAGCAATCCGCTGGCGGAAAGTGACTACCGCACAAGGGCTGAGCAGGAGTACGCCGCCAATATCTCCAAAGTCGCGGATTTCGACACTGCGCCAGTCATCGCACTGGCAGATTATGCCGGCGGCAATCAGAACAGCGTCCTCGTAACATCTACCGCAAGCAAACGTCTGCCCTTCAGCAGCCTGTTCATGAATGCCCCGGCTACCATTCGCGCGACCGCTCAAGCCAGCTTCAGCGAGGGGTTGAGTTACAATGCCTGCCTGATTGCCCTGCGGGATGAAGGCAACAGCCTCAAGATCGGAGGCAACGCAGAGGTGAAAGCACGGTGCGGTCTGGCGGCCCTTTCCTGTGATGACGATGCCATCATCATCGACGGGTCCGCCGACGTCGATACCGACAGCATTGCCGCATGTGGCCGAGTGTCCGTCGAAGACCCCGACTTGCAGGGCGTAATTGTCGAAAATGTTGCCGGTCTGAAAGACATCTACGCCGATCTTGAACCGCCAACGAACGATACGCCGCGCAGTTACAATTGCACGGGCAGGGGACGCAACAAGCAGGCCTCGTTGCAGCCTGGCACGTACAGCAGTCTCGTCACTGCCTGTGACACAGTTCTCGCATCGGGCATCTATGTGATCGATGGCGGCGAGCTTGACCTGACGCACAATTCCGAAGTGGTCGGCAATGGTGTGATGTTCGTGCTCAAGAATGGTGCGAGAATGAAGCTCGGAGGCAGCGGTTCCAGCAACGAGATCAATCTCACCCCGCCTACGGCAGCAGATCTGCTTGGCTATCCCAATGCCGATGAACTGGCGGGCATTCTGGTGTTCGAGCACCGCGACAACAACCCAAGCGGAGACCATATTCTGAATGGCAATTCCGACTCCCTGATCGAAGGGCTGATCTATTTGCCGGACGGGAACCTGCGCATCAACGGCACGGCGGACGTGGCCGCCCAGTGCCTGCAAATCTCGGCCTACAGCATCGACATCAGGGGTGGCGCCGAGCTGGAAACGCTTTGCCCGCTCAACGAGACCACGGAAGTCGGATCGTCGATAGCCGATGTCAGGTTGGTGGCATGA
- a CDS encoding TadE/TadG family type IV pilus assembly protein produces MRKTSRYLASLVADGSGTMVVEFALVAPVMALLLIGTVEVGFIVARQHELQSAASEVEAIVMATNQGAETDPDELEEILMESVNLTGEDVSIVRKYRCGISSELVNSSSSCFEGDVVSSYLEIAISDTRLPIWSTFGIGQEIRYSVERTVQIS; encoded by the coding sequence ATGAGGAAGACGAGCCGCTATCTGGCTAGCCTTGTTGCCGATGGATCGGGCACCATGGTGGTGGAGTTTGCTCTGGTCGCTCCGGTCATGGCCTTGCTGTTGATCGGAACCGTAGAGGTCGGCTTCATTGTGGCCCGCCAGCATGAACTGCAATCGGCGGCAAGCGAGGTCGAGGCGATCGTGATGGCCACCAATCAAGGGGCGGAAACCGATCCGGATGAACTTGAAGAGATCCTGATGGAGTCGGTCAATCTCACGGGTGAGGACGTATCGATAGTAAGGAAATACCGTTGCGGAATTTCGAGTGAACTGGTGAACAGCTCCTCCAGCTGTTTCGAGGGTGACGTCGTATCGAGCTATCTCGAGATCGCGATCAGCGACACCCGCCTGCCTATTTGGAGCACATTCGGGATAGGCCAGGAAATCCGATACTCGGTCGAACGGACGGTGCAGATTTCATGA
- a CDS encoding acyl-CoA thioesterase — translation MDDTPDNQRLVDGLVKLLTVEKRASDIYAGRPQKGGVGRVFGGQVLAQALQAAQASVADGKSAHSLHAYFLRGGREGAPIEYRIERDFDGRSFANRRVVASQENEDGTSSPILNLTASFQTPEDGLEHDDSPMPDVQPPEELKSDMEMRRAMADKIGDKLSEAQRALMLRPRPIEMRTIDRLHWMNSEPREPRAHTWFRTAAPLPDDPNLHRAVITYASDFTLLGTSALPHGLSWMRGELVGASLDHAIWFHREARADEWLLYATDAPWSGGGRGFNRGRIFNRAGELVASVAQEGMMRRRAQAAKR, via the coding sequence ATGGATGACACACCCGATAACCAGCGGCTCGTCGACGGGCTTGTGAAGCTCCTCACGGTCGAGAAGCGCGCTTCCGACATTTACGCCGGACGTCCACAGAAGGGCGGCGTGGGCCGCGTGTTCGGCGGACAGGTTCTCGCGCAAGCGTTGCAGGCGGCGCAGGCTAGCGTTGCCGACGGCAAGAGCGCGCATTCGCTCCACGCCTATTTCCTTCGTGGCGGGCGCGAGGGAGCGCCCATCGAATACCGGATCGAGCGCGATTTCGACGGGCGCAGCTTCGCAAACCGCCGGGTGGTCGCCTCCCAGGAGAACGAGGACGGCACCTCCAGCCCGATCCTCAACCTCACCGCCAGCTTCCAGACCCCGGAGGATGGCCTTGAGCATGACGATTCGCCCATGCCCGATGTCCAGCCGCCCGAGGAGCTGAAGTCCGACATGGAGATGCGCCGCGCCATGGCCGACAAGATCGGGGACAAGCTGTCGGAGGCGCAGCGCGCGCTGATGCTGCGCCCTCGCCCGATCGAGATGCGCACTATTGACCGGCTGCACTGGATGAACAGCGAACCGCGCGAGCCGCGAGCGCACACATGGTTTCGCACCGCCGCGCCGCTGCCCGACGATCCGAACCTGCACCGCGCCGTCATCACCTATGCCAGCGACTTCACGCTGCTGGGGACGAGCGCGCTGCCGCATGGCCTGAGCTGGATGCGGGGCGAACTGGTGGGCGCGAGCCTTGACCATGCGATCTGGTTCCACCGCGAAGCGCGCGCCGACGAGTGGCTGCTCTACGCCACCGACGCGCCGTGGAGCGGCGGTGGACGCGGCTTCAACCGGGGCCGCATCTTCAATCGTGCGGGCGAACTGGTGGCGAGCGTCGCGCAAGAGGGGATGATGAGACGCCGCGCTCAAGCAGCGAAGCGGTAG
- a CDS encoding multicopper oxidase family protein, with protein sequence MKNKLAAFAACSVVAALALSAGAEAQSNSPHYELSVERISDEVYNPWTQKMDAVELRAFQGEGGDGLVAPVMRVNPGQVLSLTVDNNLDPCSAEQIAQNRCYNSTNIHTHGLWISPSGNSDNVMLSIDPGERFEYEFVIPPDHPSGTFWYHPHMHGATSIQLGSGMAGALIIDGDRVPTPTSPGDIDILFNDGEGNAFGEQIMVFSQIQYGCFEEGEARRRPNPDIAPWDLPPWECEDGEVGTVESFRLFNPFPEMTSGRLTGVNGKVQPTITGIDTGRFHRLRMIHAGLRRSVDMSIRKLAEGAPDLRDVAGRDQNKWIAEYCTGDPIEQFHFADDGLTRYSMRKVESSRLTAGSRFDALAYFEEPGSYCVINNAVWGRIPNQERILAIFEVSGETAPAGNVTELLAETLIKAAELKIDDPEVRSKVVADLKDDFSLYSFAWRKPVLDDEITGRQHVTFSIVDNDDGSAVLSIDGVPYEHARVDRTLTLGDVEEWEITSNVGDVLP encoded by the coding sequence ATGAAAAACAAGTTGGCGGCTTTTGCCGCGTGTTCTGTTGTGGCGGCGTTAGCGTTGTCGGCAGGTGCTGAGGCACAATCAAATTCACCACATTATGAATTGTCGGTCGAGCGGATCAGCGATGAGGTCTACAATCCGTGGACCCAGAAAATGGATGCCGTCGAGCTGCGCGCATTTCAGGGAGAAGGTGGAGACGGGCTGGTCGCGCCGGTGATGCGGGTGAACCCGGGGCAGGTTCTCAGCTTGACGGTCGACAACAATCTTGACCCCTGCTCGGCGGAGCAGATTGCCCAGAACCGATGCTATAATTCCACCAACATCCATACGCACGGACTTTGGATTTCGCCCAGCGGGAACAGCGATAATGTGATGCTGTCAATCGATCCGGGCGAGCGGTTCGAATATGAATTCGTCATTCCGCCTGACCATCCTTCGGGGACGTTCTGGTACCACCCGCACATGCACGGCGCGACGAGCATTCAGCTTGGGTCCGGCATGGCTGGCGCGCTCATCATAGATGGCGACCGGGTTCCGACGCCAACTTCACCGGGCGACATCGATATTCTGTTCAACGACGGCGAAGGGAACGCCTTTGGCGAACAGATCATGGTGTTCTCCCAAATTCAGTACGGCTGCTTTGAGGAGGGCGAAGCCAGAAGGCGTCCAAACCCTGATATTGCCCCTTGGGATCTTCCACCTTGGGAATGCGAAGACGGTGAAGTCGGCACAGTAGAAAGCTTCAGGCTTTTCAATCCGTTTCCTGAGATGACATCGGGTCGGCTGACCGGGGTCAATGGCAAGGTCCAACCCACGATTACGGGCATCGATACGGGCCGGTTTCATCGCCTTCGGATGATCCATGCAGGGCTTCGCCGCTCGGTTGACATGAGCATCCGCAAGCTGGCCGAAGGCGCCCCGGATCTTAGAGATGTCGCCGGGCGCGACCAGAACAAGTGGATTGCCGAATATTGCACGGGTGATCCGATTGAACAGTTCCATTTTGCCGACGACGGATTGACGCGTTATTCGATGAGGAAGGTCGAAAGCTCAAGGCTGACCGCCGGCTCGCGGTTCGATGCCTTGGCCTATTTTGAAGAGCCAGGCTCCTATTGCGTCATCAACAACGCCGTCTGGGGCAGAATACCTAATCAGGAACGCATTCTCGCCATATTCGAGGTTTCCGGAGAGACTGCTCCGGCAGGGAATGTCACGGAATTGCTTGCGGAGACGCTGATCAAGGCTGCCGAACTGAAGATTGATGATCCTGAGGTCCGCAGCAAGGTTGTCGCTGATCTGAAGGATGACTTTTCGCTCTATTCCTTTGCTTGGCGTAAACCCGTGCTTGATGATGAGATTACCGGCCGGCAGCACGTCACCTTCAGCATTGTCGACAATGATGATGGCTCAGCGGTCCTGAGCATCGACGGCGTTCCCTACGAACATGCGCGTGTCGACAGGACGTTGACCCTGGGCGATGTGGAGGAATGGGAGATCACGTCGAATGTAGGTGACGTGCTCCCCTGA
- a CDS encoding cytochrome P450: protein MTLDLAVRPDTLDPSIPERFADGSAHAMFTRLRHEAPIHWCADGAFGPFWSVSLYDDIVAIEAQPALFSSEAKHGGVSIIDVNPAEAAYLESFIMMDPPHHAQKRRTIAPAFTPSEMTRLSDSIRARTAACLDALPRGGGFDWTARVSIPLTIDMLAILFDFPWEERDRLRVWSDAITSLDMIAKRPQERAALLFEMAGRFHQLWQERLAAPPAPDLLSMMIHSDSFGEMDAAEFMGNMATLIVGGNDTTRNSMSALADAFTRWPEQWERLRADPSLIANAASEVIRWHSPALHMRRTALEDTEFRGHHIRKGDKIVLWYVSANREERLFPDGELFLVDRPNARRHLSFGYGIHRCVGARLAELQLQILIEEMLRRDLKLVADGAPDRTAHPFLAIINSMPVRIGS from the coding sequence ATGACGCTTGACCTCGCCGTCCGCCCCGACACGCTCGATCCCAGCATTCCGGAACGCTTTGCCGATGGCAGCGCCCATGCGATGTTCACCCGGCTGCGGCATGAGGCCCCGATCCACTGGTGCGCGGACGGTGCCTTCGGTCCTTTCTGGTCGGTCAGCCTGTATGACGACATCGTCGCGATCGAAGCGCAGCCTGCCCTGTTTTCTTCGGAGGCAAAGCATGGCGGGGTGTCGATCATCGACGTGAACCCTGCCGAAGCGGCCTATCTTGAATCCTTCATCATGATGGACCCGCCGCACCACGCGCAAAAGCGTCGCACCATCGCGCCGGCCTTTACCCCTTCAGAAATGACACGGCTTTCGGATTCGATCCGGGCGCGCACCGCCGCTTGTCTCGATGCACTGCCGCGCGGCGGAGGGTTCGACTGGACGGCGCGCGTCTCCATCCCGTTGACGATCGACATGCTGGCCATCCTGTTCGATTTCCCGTGGGAGGAAAGGGACCGTTTGCGCGTCTGGTCCGATGCGATCACCTCGCTCGACATGATCGCCAAACGTCCGCAGGAACGCGCGGCCTTGCTGTTCGAAATGGCCGGGCGCTTCCACCAGCTGTGGCAGGAACGGCTCGCCGCGCCGCCTGCGCCCGATCTGCTTTCGATGATGATCCATTCGGACAGCTTCGGCGAGATGGATGCCGCCGAATTCATGGGCAACATGGCGACGCTGATCGTGGGAGGTAACGACACCACCCGCAATTCCATGTCGGCATTGGCCGATGCCTTTACCCGCTGGCCCGAACAATGGGAGCGCCTGCGCGCCGACCCTTCGTTGATCGCCAATGCCGCCAGCGAGGTGATCCGCTGGCACAGTCCCGCGCTGCACATGCGCCGCACCGCGCTGGAGGATACCGAATTCCGGGGCCACCACATTCGCAAGGGCGACAAGATCGTGCTGTGGTACGTCTCTGCCAATCGGGAGGAGCGGCTGTTTCCGGATGGCGAGCTGTTTCTGGTCGACCGGCCCAATGCGCGGCGGCATCTGTCCTTCGGCTACGGCATTCACCGCTGTGTCGGTGCGCGTCTTGCCGAACTGCAATTGCAGATATTGATCGAGGAAATGCTCCGCCGCGATCTGAAGCTGGTCGCCGATGGCGCTCCCGACCGGACCGCTCACCCGTTCCTCGCGATCATCAATTCGATGCCGGTCCGGATCGGTTCATAG
- a CDS encoding multicopper oxidase domain-containing protein has translation MGSHPFHIHVNPFQVVGIFDDEGRDVTIEGTEAYDPDYADMLGGWRDTVYVKRNYRIVIRTRYRRYVGDFVMHCHFASHGDEGMMQNIRIQTRGDRAAGMTHH, from the coding sequence ATAGGGTCTCACCCCTTCCACATTCACGTCAATCCGTTTCAGGTTGTCGGTATCTTCGATGACGAGGGGCGTGATGTAACCATCGAAGGGACAGAGGCCTACGATCCAGACTATGCGGACATGCTGGGAGGCTGGCGTGACACGGTGTACGTGAAGCGCAATTACCGGATCGTCATACGCACCCGCTATCGCCGCTATGTCGGCGACTTTGTGATGCATTGCCATTTCGCCTCGCATGGCGATGAAGGCATGATGCAGAATATCAGGATACAAACACGGGGCGATCGGGCCGCGGGAATGACACATCACTAA
- a CDS encoding IS3 family transposase (programmed frameshift): MKRSRFNEEQIIAILKEQEAGMATTEVCRRHGISSATFYKWKSKFGGLEVSEARRLRSLEEENSRLKKLLAEAMLDNAVLKDLAFKKMVTPGAKREAVAYAREHHGVSERRACALVGVSRRVIRYEPTRPDDGALRQRLRELAAERRRFGYRRLGYLLAREGIRPNHKKLLRIYREEGLRVRRRGGRKRALGTRRPMVLPDGPNQRWSLDFVSDSLICGRRFRILCVVDDYTRECLALVADTSLSGARVARELTSLIGIRGKPHTVVSDNGTELTSSAILRWSQERRVEWHYIAPGKPMQNGFVESFNGRLRDECLNETLFTSLAHARFVLAAWRHDYNTVRPHSKLGGKTPAEIAGQRVWGHAPRHVAIPSNNHHEGARLYL; the protein is encoded by the exons ATGAAGCGAAGCAGGTTCAACGAAGAGCAGATCATTGCGATCTTGAAGGAGCAGGAAGCGGGCATGGCGACGACTGAGGTCTGCCGCCGCCACGGGATCAGCTCGGCGACGTTCTACAAGTGGAAGTCTAAGTTCGGCGGGCTCGAGGTGTCCGAGGCCCGGCGGCTGCGATCGCTCGAGGAGGAGAACTCGCGGCTGAAGAAGCTGCTGGCCGAGGCGATGTTGGACAACGCGGTGCTGAAGGATCTGGCAT TCAAAAAAATGGTAACGCCCGGCGCCAAGCGGGAAGCCGTCGCCTATGCCCGGGAGCATCACGGGGTGAGCGAGCGTCGGGCGTGTGCACTGGTTGGTGTGAGCCGCAGGGTAATCCGTTACGAGCCTACAAGGCCAGATGACGGGGCGCTGCGGCAACGGCTGCGCGAGCTGGCGGCGGAACGCCGCCGGTTCGGCTATCGCCGCCTGGGCTACCTTCTGGCGCGGGAAGGCATCAGGCCCAACCACAAGAAGCTGCTGCGCATCTACCGGGAGGAGGGGCTGCGCGTGCGTCGCCGTGGCGGCCGGAAAAGGGCCTTGGGCACGCGCAGGCCGATGGTGCTGCCGGACGGCCCGAACCAGCGTTGGTCGCTCGACTTCGTCTCCGACAGCCTGATCTGCGGTCGGCGCTTCCGTATCCTGTGCGTGGTCGATGACTACACGCGCGAGTGCCTGGCGCTGGTGGCCGATACGTCGCTGTCGGGTGCTCGGGTAGCGCGGGAACTGACCAGCCTTATCGGCATCCGGGGAAAGCCGCATACGGTGGTCAGCGACAATGGCACCGAACTGACCTCGTCGGCCATCCTGCGCTGGTCGCAGGAGCGCAGGGTCGAGTGGCACTACATCGCACCGGGAAAGCCAATGCAGAACGGCTTCGTGGAGAGCTTCAATGGCCGCCTGCGCGACGAATGCCTCAACGAGACGCTGTTCACCTCGCTGGCCCATGCCCGGTTCGTGCTGGCCGCCTGGCGACACGATTACAACACGGTCAGGCCACACTCGAAACTGGGCGGGAAGACCCCCGCCGAGATCGCCGGCCAACGTGTCTGGGGGCATGCCCCCAGACACGTTGCCATCCCATCAAACAACCATCATGAAGGAGCCAGACTCTACCTCTGA
- a CDS encoding GNAT family N-acetyltransferase has product MASSPDLTIMQRDAAVRAGLAAGVEVRIVSAADAADPQFAREWDALAARASEPNPFFERWFLLPSLKHLGPGSQVNIKTLRIDGELLGLLPVSRVWNYYGYPLPHASVWLHANAFCGAPLVARGFERAFWGALLDHFDRHSRKAAFLHLPHLPAEGPVHAALDHVLCDTRRPAFTVETLERAMLAGDCEAETYLNASMSAKKRKELRRQRKRLEDEGSLSFERENGLDGIEQWIADFLRIEAAGWKGEAGSALANAPATQRFFTETLVEAARAGRLERLSLKLNGKAIAMLATFLAPPGAYSFKTTFNEAYARFSPGLLLQLENLDLLTRPGIEWADSCAVEGHSMIERIWREKRRLVSRNIAIGGPLRRAAFRTLMAYETRGRTQA; this is encoded by the coding sequence ATGGCGAGCTCGCCAGATCTCACAATCATGCAACGGGATGCCGCTGTTCGAGCAGGTTTGGCGGCCGGTGTGGAAGTGCGCATTGTATCCGCTGCGGACGCCGCAGACCCGCAGTTCGCGCGCGAATGGGATGCCCTTGCGGCGCGAGCGAGCGAACCCAACCCGTTCTTCGAACGCTGGTTTCTGCTGCCCTCGCTCAAGCATCTGGGTCCGGGCTCGCAAGTGAACATCAAGACACTTCGGATTGATGGCGAACTGCTCGGCTTGCTCCCTGTCTCGCGGGTCTGGAACTACTACGGATACCCCCTCCCGCATGCCAGCGTGTGGCTGCATGCCAACGCCTTTTGCGGCGCCCCGCTGGTCGCTCGCGGGTTTGAACGGGCATTCTGGGGTGCCCTTCTCGACCATTTCGACCGGCACTCGCGCAAGGCGGCATTTCTGCACCTGCCGCATTTGCCGGCGGAGGGGCCGGTGCATGCCGCGCTGGACCATGTGCTGTGCGACACCCGTCGTCCGGCTTTCACGGTCGAAACGCTCGAACGGGCCATGCTCGCTGGCGATTGCGAGGCCGAAACCTATCTGAACGCCTCCATGAGCGCCAAGAAGCGCAAGGAGCTGCGCCGCCAGCGCAAGCGACTTGAAGACGAGGGATCGCTGTCATTCGAGCGCGAGAACGGCCTCGACGGGATCGAGCAATGGATCGCCGATTTCCTCCGCATCGAGGCCGCCGGATGGAAGGGCGAGGCAGGCTCGGCATTGGCCAACGCGCCTGCAACGCAGCGCTTCTTCACCGAAACCCTTGTGGAAGCTGCACGTGCAGGCCGGTTGGAGCGGCTCTCGCTAAAGCTCAATGGCAAGGCAATTGCCATGCTCGCCACCTTCTTGGCGCCACCCGGAGCATACAGCTTCAAGACGACGTTCAACGAAGCCTATGCCCGCTTTTCCCCCGGCCTGCTGTTGCAGCTTGAGAACCTCGACCTGCTCACCCGCCCCGGCATCGAGTGGGCGGATAGCTGCGCGGTCGAGGGGCATTCCATGATCGAGCGCATCTGGCGCGAGAAACGGCGGCTCGTCAGCCGCAACATCGCAATTGGCGGGCCACTGCGCCGGGCCGCTTTCCGAACACTCATGGCATACGAGACCAGAGGACGAACCCAAGCATGA